The Eubacterium ventriosum genome includes the window TAATTTCCGGCCCATTACCGTGCACCGAAATCGCGTACCGGTTTCTCCGCAGCCGGACATTCCCGCACTTCCTGAGCCGCATTTTGCAGCCGTGCCAGGACAGAAACAGCCGGCTCTCTCTGACACAGGTATTCCTGGCTGTCTCGGATTCCGGCAATATTTTCCCGAATATCCATATCCACGTCGAACACATCTGAAACCGGCATAAGCCAACGGTCTGCAAAGTATTTCAAAGGATTCTCAAGCGCCAGCACATCATCCAGCATTTCATCCCTGAACTCAAACTTTGTTGTCAGATAGGAATACGCCTCCTGCATGGCTGTAATTTCAGCAGCTTTTTCAATTAAGGATTCCTTATCTCTTGACATAAGGCTTTCCCTGTAAGCAAAGTAATTCTGTCCCAGCCGTTTCATCAGGAGCGTATATTTGTCCTGTGCGGAAGGTTCGCTTGTGAAATGTTCAAATTTTTGCTCTGCATCAATTTCTTTGAGAAGATCGCAGATCGGGAAACTGTGTTCATGGTTATTTTCTTCCCAGCACCATCGGGCTACATCCAACGGGTCCTGAAAAGAAAGAAGTGCCTCTACTTCCGCCGGAGTAAATACATGCTCAACCTTCAGATAATAGTGGAGTTCCGAAAATCCCTGCAACTCGTAAATGCTGCCGATGTTCTGTGCATCCAGCATATCCGCATGAACCTTCAAACACTCGTCCAGCCGTTCCATAAGCAGCCGCTTTGCATCTTGTTCTATCAAAATCACCCCTTTCGCTCCGGCATAGTCAGCGTACAGTTCACTTCATTGCCCCATACATCCCAGCCGGGAGTCTTTTGTCTTGCAAACAGTTCCACTCTGGGCTGATCGCCCATGAGTTTTACGATCTTATCCCGCACCTCGTCCGGTTTCTTGCTGTGCTGCTCAATATGGGAGATCACAAACTGATGGATTCCCGCACACTGGCGTTTCGGACGGCCTCTGGTTGCCAGCAGGCAGACCTCCGCGTTTGAGCGGGTCCAAAAGCCCATGCCATAAAACCAGCTATCCGCTTTCCGGTTCTGTTTGAGCCATAGAAAAGCTAGCGTTTTATATTTGAACCCCCAGGCGTCGATCACCCGGAAGGCTTCATTAAGCTGCGGAAAGGTTGCCCACAGAAAGAGGGCGCTGTCTTTTGCGGCAAGTTCCGATACCGGCAGGGCACAGATTTCTTCAATGCTCATTGTGGGGTAATGGTTTTCCGCAACGCCGCTTCCATGTTTCCTGTCATAATGCCAGGGCGGATCGGCATAGATAATGCCGTACTGTTTCGTTTCCGGCATTAGCGAGCCTGCTCATTCTTAGATGGGGCAGGTTTAGTCGGCTGTTCTTTGACCTTACCGGCATTTTCCTTCAATGTACCGGTCAGGGAAGGTTTTTCCGCAGCTCCCTTTGTCGCTTCAAGAGTCGCCTGCAAATTTTCAATAGCCTGGCCGTACCCATCAATGAGAGCATCGTTGAGCTGCTTGCGGAACTCTGCCGTAACCGGCCAGCAGACATCTTTCCAGTTGCCG containing:
- a CDS encoding SpoVG family protein, whose product is MSKTNTEKMAPETQTPEMANGMKLDVRVRPIAPMGNLLAFANVTIGGCFKIDGFRICSSEKGLYVNMPATQDKGGNWKDVCWPVTAEFRKQLNDALIDGYGQAIENLQATLEATKGAAEKPSLTGTLKENAGKVKEQPTKPAPSKNEQAR
- a CDS encoding MT-A70 family methyltransferase → MPETKQYGIIYADPPWHYDRKHGSGVAENHYPTMSIEEICALPVSELAAKDSALFLWATFPQLNEAFRVIDAWGFKYKTLAFLWLKQNRKADSWFYGMGFWTRSNAEVCLLATRGRPKRQCAGIHQFVISHIEQHSKKPDEVRDKIVKLMGDQPRVELFARQKTPGWDVWGNEVNCTLTMPERKG